In Propionicimonas paludicola, a single window of DNA contains:
- a CDS encoding ABC transporter substrate-binding protein produces MHRHLRLVAAGVAGLLALTGCAGPSGSTAAPAVSSSASAPAAPAQITIWHYWDGTNADTFDAMVADYQKSHPQVKITTSMVPNADFLTKLRASATSKTLPDIAIGDLVWVPQINQIGTLADLKSLLPAEVVSDINPALTSFGTIGGKQVSVPVSANNLAYMYNKTLFKQAGLDPEKPPTTWEELMADAKQILAKTGKPGYDLYTQAGDSGEGLTWNFQVNLWQAGGEFLKADNSAAAFNTPQGKKALQFWVDLIKSGVSPYAKWGEFEKGKGGSAQEGSWMVGIWAADPPFDFGVAKAPYPSDGKPATNLGGEQAMVFNNSDANAKASADFLAWFLSADQVTKWSETTGMLPVTNSVATSAGYLDWVKSSQPRLLPYVEQMADAHARPNTPLYPKISLAFAQQIEKALAGEATVDEALAAAEKAVNAVIAQG; encoded by the coding sequence ATGCACCGTCACCTTAGGCTTGTCGCCGCTGGCGTCGCAGGCCTCCTAGCGCTCACGGGGTGCGCCGGGCCATCGGGCAGCACCGCTGCGCCCGCCGTCTCGTCCTCGGCTTCGGCCCCGGCCGCACCGGCGCAGATCACCATCTGGCACTACTGGGACGGCACCAATGCCGACACCTTCGACGCCATGGTGGCTGACTACCAGAAGAGCCATCCCCAGGTGAAGATCACCACCTCGATGGTGCCGAACGCCGACTTCCTGACCAAGCTGCGCGCCTCGGCGACCTCCAAGACTCTGCCCGACATCGCGATCGGCGACCTGGTCTGGGTGCCGCAGATCAACCAGATCGGCACCTTGGCCGACCTGAAGTCTCTGCTGCCGGCCGAGGTGGTCTCCGACATCAACCCGGCCCTGACCTCCTTCGGCACCATCGGAGGCAAGCAGGTTTCGGTACCGGTCTCGGCAAACAACCTCGCCTACATGTACAACAAGACCCTGTTCAAGCAGGCTGGACTCGATCCGGAGAAGCCCCCGACCACGTGGGAGGAACTGATGGCTGATGCCAAGCAGATCCTGGCCAAGACCGGGAAGCCCGGCTACGACCTGTACACCCAGGCCGGTGACAGCGGTGAGGGGCTGACGTGGAACTTCCAGGTGAACCTGTGGCAGGCCGGCGGCGAGTTCCTGAAGGCCGACAACTCCGCGGCCGCGTTCAACACTCCGCAGGGCAAGAAGGCGCTGCAGTTCTGGGTCGATCTGATCAAGTCGGGCGTCTCCCCCTACGCCAAGTGGGGCGAGTTCGAGAAGGGCAAGGGCGGCTCGGCCCAGGAAGGTTCCTGGATGGTCGGGATCTGGGCAGCCGATCCGCCGTTCGACTTCGGGGTGGCCAAGGCGCCCTACCCCAGCGACGGCAAGCCGGCCACCAACCTCGGTGGCGAGCAGGCCATGGTCTTCAACAACTCCGATGCCAATGCCAAGGCCTCCGCGGACTTCCTGGCCTGGTTCCTCTCCGCCGACCAGGTCACCAAGTGGAGCGAGACCACCGGCATGCTGCCGGTGACCAACTCGGTGGCTACCTCGGCCGGCTACCTGGACTGGGTGAAGAGCTCGCAGCCGCGGCTGCTGCCCTATGTCGAGCAGATGGCCGACGCCCACGCTCGTCCGAACACTCCGCTGTACCCGAAGATCTCGCTGGCCTTCGCGCAGCAGATCGAGAAGGCGCTGGCCGGTGAGGCCACGGTCGACGAGGCGCTAGCCGCCGCCGAGAAGGCCGTCAACGCCGTGATTGCACAAGGCTGA
- a CDS encoding glycoside hydrolase family 13 protein — translation MTLDSLTAHTESAVLGAFPSDAVVYQVYLRSFRDGDGDGLGDLAGLSRGLAEIAELGCDAIWLNPCYLSPQRDHGYDIADYRAIDPSFGTLAEFDAVVEQAHRLGLRVLMDMVPNHCSSEHVWFRAALAAGPGSRERQRFLFRDGRGADGGLPPNNWLSVFGGPAWTRVTEADGTPGQWYFHAFDSTQPDFNWRNPEVAQEFEDVLSFWFARGVDGFRIDVAHGNVKAADLPDHRGDGHNYAMWDQPEVHQIYRSWRALGDASPVPKYFVGEVWLPSQHLVSAYVRSDEMHQAFDFGLLVQPWNAARMRAAIDAGLANFGSAPAWVLSNHDVHRTVTRYGQQQSLIAPPPTDMISAARRRGPVDLELGARRARAAAALLLALPGSAYLFQGEELGLPEVFELPDSVRQDPIWLRSGGAELGRDGCRVPLPWTLDGANFGFSPDGARPAWLPQPEWFARYARSGQRQDPNSMLTLYRQLIRARRTLFAADAGLRWLEGPDGVLAFQRGDGVCVVNLTDQHCTIPTSWSLGPRVISTEEVSGVADLPANSASWFQLALPTPQTGRKD, via the coding sequence ATGACCCTCGATTCACTCACCGCTCATACGGAGTCCGCCGTACTCGGCGCCTTCCCGTCGGACGCGGTCGTGTACCAGGTCTACCTGCGTTCCTTCCGTGATGGCGACGGCGACGGCCTCGGTGACCTGGCCGGGCTGTCCCGCGGCCTGGCCGAGATCGCCGAGCTGGGGTGCGACGCGATCTGGCTGAACCCCTGCTACCTCTCACCTCAGCGCGATCACGGCTACGACATTGCCGACTATCGAGCGATCGACCCGAGTTTCGGCACGCTGGCCGAGTTCGATGCGGTGGTCGAGCAGGCGCACCGGCTGGGCCTTCGAGTGCTGATGGACATGGTGCCCAACCATTGCTCGAGCGAACACGTCTGGTTCCGGGCTGCCCTCGCTGCGGGGCCGGGCAGTCGCGAGCGGCAGCGCTTCCTGTTCCGCGATGGACGCGGTGCCGACGGCGGGTTGCCGCCGAACAACTGGCTCAGTGTCTTCGGAGGGCCGGCATGGACTCGCGTGACCGAGGCGGACGGTACCCCGGGCCAGTGGTACTTCCACGCCTTCGACTCCACCCAGCCGGACTTCAACTGGCGCAACCCGGAGGTTGCTCAGGAGTTCGAGGACGTCCTGAGCTTCTGGTTCGCCCGCGGTGTGGATGGGTTTCGGATCGACGTCGCCCACGGCAACGTCAAGGCCGCCGATCTGCCCGACCACCGGGGCGATGGCCACAACTATGCGATGTGGGACCAGCCGGAGGTCCACCAGATCTACCGCTCCTGGCGTGCGCTCGGTGATGCCAGCCCGGTGCCCAAGTACTTCGTGGGCGAGGTCTGGCTGCCCTCCCAGCACCTGGTCTCGGCATACGTCCGCTCGGACGAGATGCACCAGGCTTTCGACTTCGGCCTGCTGGTGCAGCCCTGGAACGCCGCCCGGATGCGCGCCGCGATCGATGCCGGGCTGGCCAACTTCGGATCGGCGCCGGCCTGGGTGCTCTCGAACCACGACGTGCATCGCACCGTCACCCGCTACGGCCAGCAGCAGAGTCTGATCGCGCCACCGCCCACCGACATGATCTCGGCCGCCCGCCGCCGGGGCCCGGTCGATCTGGAGTTGGGGGCTCGGCGAGCGCGCGCCGCCGCGGCGCTGCTGCTGGCCCTCCCCGGGTCGGCGTACCTGTTCCAAGGCGAGGAGCTCGGCCTGCCCGAGGTCTTCGAGCTGCCCGACTCGGTCCGCCAGGATCCGATCTGGTTGCGATCCGGTGGTGCCGAGCTGGGCCGCGACGGCTGCCGAGTGCCGCTGCCGTGGACCCTGGACGGGGCCAACTTCGGGTTCTCCCCGGACGGTGCCCGGCCCGCCTGGCTGCCGCAGCCGGAATGGTTCGCCCGCTATGCCCGGTCCGGCCAGCGTCAGGACCCGAACTCGATGCTCACCCTCTACCGGCAGCTCATCCGAGCCCGCCGGACACTGTTCGCCGCGGACGCCGGCCTGCGCTGGTTGGAGGGCCCCGATGGCGTCCTCGCCTTCCAGCGCGGAGACGGAGTCTGCGTGGTGAACCTCACCGACCAGCACTGCACCATTCCCACGTCCTGGTCGCTGGGGCCACGCGTGATCAGCACGGAGGAGGTCAGCGGAGTAGCTGACCTCCCAGCCAATAGCGCGAGCTGGTTCCAGCTGGCGCTGCCGACACCACAAACCGGGCGCAAGGATTAG
- a CDS encoding glycoside hydrolase family 13 protein, whose translation MAAPEWLADAVFYQIFPERFANGDRSLDPPGVEPWDAVPTRDNFLGGDLQGIIDHLDHLDGLGVNALYLTPIFEARTNHRYDAVDYFAIDHRLGDLETFQRFLDACHARGIRVVLDAVLNHCGDGHWAFRDVVEKEAASPHVNWFSVEGFPVISHPEPNYRTCSGCYYLPKWNAYNPEVRDHHFSVARYWIEQGIDGWRLDVPYFINRNFWRQFREVVKPLGEDLYIVAEEWREPQEWLQGDIADGTMNYTLRDLVLGFTADRSIDATEFAAGMNQLRRQIPDGYHHGMLNLLGSHDTERVLTRHGADVDSALLGYSLLFAAEGAPMLYYGDEVGMTGENDPGCRAGMVWDPQAWDQRLLAGVRELAARRTSTAALRRGKQDVYPLGTDTVLVMRTLGDAAAAVLVHRGEGVDLDPVDYPVLSRFTSAPLHLGRRSSTILEAG comes from the coding sequence ATGGCCGCTCCCGAATGGCTCGCTGACGCCGTCTTCTATCAGATCTTCCCCGAGCGCTTCGCCAACGGCGATCGCTCCCTGGATCCACCCGGAGTCGAGCCCTGGGACGCCGTCCCGACCCGAGACAACTTCCTGGGCGGCGACCTGCAGGGGATCATCGATCACCTCGATCACCTGGACGGGCTGGGGGTGAATGCGCTCTACCTGACGCCGATCTTCGAGGCCCGCACCAACCATCGTTACGACGCGGTCGACTACTTCGCGATCGACCATCGCCTCGGCGACCTGGAGACCTTCCAGCGCTTCCTGGACGCCTGTCACGCCCGCGGCATCCGGGTGGTCCTGGACGCGGTCCTGAACCACTGTGGGGATGGCCATTGGGCCTTCCGGGACGTGGTCGAGAAGGAGGCGGCCTCGCCGCACGTGAACTGGTTCTCGGTCGAGGGCTTCCCGGTGATCAGCCACCCGGAGCCGAACTATCGGACCTGCTCGGGCTGCTACTACCTGCCCAAGTGGAATGCCTACAACCCGGAGGTTCGGGACCACCACTTCTCGGTGGCCCGGTACTGGATCGAGCAGGGCATCGACGGCTGGCGCCTGGACGTCCCCTACTTCATCAACCGGAACTTCTGGCGGCAGTTCCGAGAGGTCGTCAAGCCGCTGGGTGAGGACCTCTACATCGTCGCCGAGGAGTGGCGCGAGCCGCAGGAGTGGCTGCAAGGCGACATCGCGGACGGCACCATGAACTACACCCTCCGCGACCTCGTCCTCGGCTTCACCGCCGACCGCAGCATCGACGCCACCGAGTTCGCCGCCGGGATGAACCAACTGCGTCGGCAGATCCCCGACGGCTACCACCACGGCATGCTCAACCTGCTCGGCTCACACGACACCGAGCGAGTGCTCACCCGGCACGGCGCGGACGTCGACTCGGCCCTGCTCGGCTACAGCCTGCTGTTCGCCGCCGAGGGTGCGCCGATGCTCTACTACGGCGACGAGGTGGGGATGACCGGCGAGAACGATCCCGGCTGCCGGGCCGGAATGGTCTGGGATCCGCAGGCCTGGGACCAACGGCTGCTGGCCGGGGTGCGTGAACTCGCCGCTCGACGCACGTCGACGGCGGCACTTCGTCGCGGCAAGCAGGACGTGTACCCGCTCGGCACCGATACAGTCCTGGTCATGCGAACACTCGGGGACGCCGCCGCGGCTGTCCTCGTCCATCGGGGCGAGGGCGTCGACCTCGACCCGGTCGACTATCCGGTGCTTTCGCGCTTCACCTCCGCGCCGCTGCACCTGGGCCGGCGCAGTTCGACGATCCTGGAAGCCGGCTGA
- a CDS encoding carbohydrate ABC transporter permease has translation MTRAQAGRLVRHAILILGSVVVVVPFLWMFTTSLQTRAETYTNSSILPTSWHWENYLRAWQSAPFAQYYVNSLVMAVGIVAGHLVFDALAAYAFARLDFPGKNVLFPVLLAGLMVPTFVTVIPAYTIVANLGWIDTYAALIVPRLADVFGILLLRQYFVTIPVELEEAARIDGCSRAGTFFRVIVPLSSPAFATLGIFSFLFAWNDFLWPLLVTNNDDMRTIQLGLSSFVGRYGTSWNYLMAGTLTATIPSIVVFLFFQRALVRGIASTGLKD, from the coding sequence ATGACCCGCGCACAAGCCGGACGACTCGTGCGCCACGCGATCTTGATCCTCGGTTCGGTGGTGGTCGTGGTGCCGTTCCTCTGGATGTTCACCACCTCGCTGCAGACCCGGGCTGAGACCTACACCAACTCCTCGATCCTGCCCACCTCGTGGCACTGGGAGAACTATCTGCGGGCCTGGCAGTCCGCGCCATTCGCGCAGTACTACGTCAACAGCCTGGTGATGGCCGTCGGAATCGTGGCCGGGCACCTGGTCTTCGACGCCCTGGCCGCCTACGCGTTCGCTCGACTGGACTTCCCGGGCAAGAACGTCCTGTTCCCGGTGCTGCTGGCCGGGCTGATGGTGCCCACCTTCGTCACGGTGATCCCGGCCTACACGATCGTGGCCAACCTGGGCTGGATCGACACCTATGCGGCCCTGATCGTGCCGAGGCTGGCCGATGTGTTCGGCATCCTGCTGCTGCGCCAGTACTTCGTGACGATTCCGGTCGAGCTGGAAGAGGCGGCCCGAATCGACGGCTGCAGCCGGGCCGGGACGTTCTTCCGGGTGATCGTCCCGCTGTCGTCGCCGGCTTTCGCCACGTTGGGGATCTTCAGCTTCCTGTTCGCCTGGAACGACTTCCTGTGGCCCCTGCTGGTCACCAACAACGACGACATGCGCACGATCCAGCTCGGACTGTCCTCCTTCGTGGGGCGGTACGGGACGTCCTGGAACTATCTGATGGCCGGCACACTCACCGCCACGATCCCCAGCATCGTCGTCTTCCTGTTCTTCCAACGCGCCCTGGTGCGTGGAATCGCTTCGACCGGATTGAAGGACTGA
- a CDS encoding dihydroorotate dehydrogenase-like protein — protein MDTTTSYLGLTLRHPLVASAGPLSQSVDQVKALADTGLGAVVLYSLFAEQVQRQAAHDLALEEEYAESFAEATSYFPSVDELANPAAGYLSLIERSAKAVDVPIIASLNASAVGSWTGFARQLVDAGASALECNIYLVPGDLTMTGAEVEAQHLEIVAAVKQAVDVPVAVKLSPYFSSPGNFALQVIEAGADGLVLFNRFLQPGVDVEQLAVVSGVHLSSPAEARVPRTWIAALRRQTKASLAASSGVESAADAIAHMLAGADVVMTTSALVRHGAGYAAKLIAGMDDWAQAKGYASVDEFRGLLAVPSDADPLGYHRSGYLAALEKAKSMYGSLRH, from the coding sequence ATGGACACCACCACCAGCTATCTGGGGCTGACCCTGCGGCATCCGCTGGTGGCCTCGGCCGGCCCGCTGTCGCAGAGCGTCGACCAGGTGAAGGCGCTGGCCGACACCGGGTTGGGTGCCGTGGTGCTCTACTCGCTGTTCGCCGAGCAGGTGCAGCGTCAGGCCGCCCATGACCTGGCGCTGGAGGAGGAGTACGCCGAGTCCTTCGCCGAGGCGACCAGCTACTTCCCGTCCGTGGATGAGCTGGCCAACCCGGCGGCCGGCTACCTGAGCCTGATCGAGCGCTCGGCGAAGGCCGTGGACGTCCCGATCATCGCCAGCCTGAACGCGTCCGCTGTCGGTTCGTGGACCGGCTTCGCCCGACAACTGGTCGATGCCGGAGCGTCCGCTCTGGAATGCAACATCTATCTGGTCCCCGGCGACCTGACCATGACCGGCGCCGAGGTCGAGGCCCAGCACCTGGAGATCGTCGCGGCCGTGAAGCAGGCCGTGGACGTCCCGGTGGCGGTGAAGCTGTCGCCGTACTTCTCCAGCCCGGGCAACTTCGCGCTACAGGTGATCGAGGCCGGCGCGGACGGCCTGGTGCTGTTCAACCGCTTCCTGCAGCCCGGGGTGGACGTCGAGCAGCTGGCCGTGGTGTCCGGGGTGCATCTGTCGTCCCCGGCCGAAGCCCGGGTGCCGCGCACCTGGATCGCCGCGCTGCGCCGCCAGACCAAGGCCTCCCTGGCCGCCAGCTCGGGAGTGGAGTCCGCGGCCGATGCCATCGCGCACATGCTGGCCGGTGCGGACGTGGTGATGACCACCTCTGCCCTGGTCCGGCACGGAGCTGGCTACGCGGCCAAGCTCATTGCCGGGATGGACGACTGGGCCCAGGCCAAGGGCTACGCCAGCGTCGATGAGTTCCGCGGCCTGCTGGCCGTCCCCTCCGACGCCGACCCGCTGGGCTACCACCGCTCCGGCTACCTGGCCGCCCTGGAGAAGGCCAAGTCGATGTACGGCTCGCTGCGCCACTGA
- a CDS encoding CoA-acylating methylmalonate-semialdehyde dehydrogenase: MTSIQDGTVAASSGIVRLRYLVDNEWRESKTSSYMPVLNPSTGEQIAEAPCCTQAEVDSAVAAAAKAYPAWKATPVPQRIQLMFRFKALLDEHLDELSLLLATEMGKVLSEARGDVLKAIEVVECACSTHYLMQGDTAMNISNGYDTVSYREPLGVFVGIAPYNFPAMIPMGWMLPFAITTGNTFVLKAASMVPQTSIRMMELLIEAGLPKGVANLVTCSRVEADSLLVHPDVRGVTFVGSTSVGRYIYQTAAGAGKRVQALTEAKNHALVLEDAVLERTVAGIVNSTYGCAGQRCMALPVVVAQESIADQLVAMLAQKAAALRIGPAYLPESQLGPVITAKHRDWVTSCIDRGVTEGGELVLDGRGVQVDGYEGGFYVGPTILDRVGPDNWAGTHEIFGPVTAIKRVRDFEEGVAVMNANPFANGSCIYTSSGHYAREFASRTDAGMVGVNVGIPVPFSIFPFSGHKQSFFGDLHAMGKDGVAFFTETKSVTTTWFTEEHRHQAVGTWDGMTTRS, encoded by the coding sequence ATGACCTCGATTCAGGACGGCACTGTGGCCGCCTCGTCCGGCATCGTCCGGCTGCGCTATCTGGTCGACAACGAGTGGCGGGAGTCGAAGACCTCCAGCTACATGCCGGTGCTGAACCCGTCCACCGGCGAACAGATCGCCGAAGCGCCGTGCTGCACCCAGGCCGAGGTCGACTCGGCCGTGGCGGCCGCAGCCAAGGCCTACCCGGCCTGGAAGGCCACCCCGGTGCCGCAGCGGATCCAACTGATGTTCCGGTTCAAGGCCCTGCTCGACGAGCATCTGGACGAGCTGAGCCTGCTGCTGGCCACCGAGATGGGCAAGGTCCTCTCCGAGGCCCGCGGGGACGTCCTGAAGGCCATCGAGGTCGTCGAGTGCGCGTGCTCGACGCACTACCTGATGCAGGGCGACACGGCCATGAACATCTCCAACGGCTACGACACGGTCTCCTACCGGGAGCCGTTGGGCGTGTTCGTGGGGATCGCGCCGTACAACTTCCCGGCCATGATCCCGATGGGCTGGATGCTGCCGTTCGCCATCACCACCGGCAACACGTTCGTGCTGAAGGCTGCCTCGATGGTGCCGCAGACCTCGATCCGAATGATGGAGCTGCTGATCGAGGCCGGCCTGCCCAAGGGAGTGGCCAACCTGGTCACCTGCTCGCGGGTGGAGGCCGACAGCCTGCTGGTGCATCCGGACGTCCGCGGGGTCACCTTCGTGGGCTCGACCTCGGTGGGCCGCTACATCTACCAGACCGCGGCCGGCGCCGGGAAGCGGGTGCAGGCGCTCACCGAGGCCAAGAATCACGCCCTGGTGCTCGAGGACGCCGTCCTGGAGCGGACCGTGGCCGGCATCGTGAACTCCACCTACGGCTGCGCCGGCCAGCGCTGCATGGCGCTGCCCGTCGTGGTAGCCCAAGAGTCGATCGCCGACCAGCTGGTGGCCATGCTGGCTCAGAAGGCCGCGGCGCTGCGGATCGGCCCGGCCTACCTGCCCGAAAGCCAGCTCGGCCCGGTGATCACGGCCAAGCATCGCGACTGGGTGACCTCGTGCATCGATCGCGGCGTGACCGAGGGCGGCGAGCTCGTCCTGGACGGCCGCGGGGTGCAGGTGGACGGCTACGAGGGGGGCTTCTACGTCGGCCCCACCATCCTGGATCGGGTGGGTCCGGACAACTGGGCCGGGACGCATGAGATCTTCGGCCCGGTGACCGCCATCAAGCGGGTCCGCGACTTCGAGGAGGGGGTGGCCGTGATGAACGCCAACCCGTTCGCCAACGGCTCGTGCATCTACACCAGTTCCGGTCACTACGCCCGCGAGTTCGCCAGCCGCACCGACGCCGGCATGGTCGGGGTGAACGTCGGCATTCCGGTGCCGTTCTCGATCTTCCCGTTCAGCGGCCACAAGCAGTCCTTCTTCGGTGACCTGCACGCCATGGGCAAGGACGGCGTGGCCTTCTTCACCGAGACCAAGTCGGTGACCACCACCTGGTTCACCGAGGAGCACCGCCATCAGGCCGTCGGCACCTGGGACGGGATGACCACCCGCAGCTGA
- a CDS encoding LacI family DNA-binding transcriptional regulator, which yields MARNRITIQDVANRANVSKSAVSLAYNDSKKLSEATLQNILRAAEELGYSQDPAARMLRTQRTDSLGLLLPQQLDKVLENPYYTQFLQGIGQTCQQEGLTLLLVPPLRGSMLKAIPYAAVDGFIVSGLEYDRGEVTALRQRGIPFVLVDSEWHEGVPSVELDETEGMRELVDYLLRQGHRRIAFIAIETDTAGGYQNWRGPVQRRMQGATESLAQYGLSPESDSITIVETPCTRLGGVTAFRTLWAQDERPTAMVAFSDIIAFGILDAAREAGVDVPSQLSVSGFDDLSEASWTMPSLTTIRQPIATKGRLAAEYLVEAITASSPPDTTHQQRLSTALLLRGSTGAAPALGPT from the coding sequence ATGGCGCGCAATCGGATCACCATTCAGGACGTCGCCAATCGGGCCAATGTCTCCAAATCCGCGGTGTCCCTGGCCTACAACGACTCCAAGAAGCTCTCCGAGGCGACCCTGCAGAACATCCTGCGGGCGGCCGAGGAGTTGGGCTACAGCCAGGATCCGGCCGCCCGGATGCTCCGCACCCAGCGCACCGACAGCCTGGGGCTGCTGCTTCCGCAGCAGCTCGACAAGGTCCTGGAGAACCCCTATTACACCCAGTTCCTGCAGGGGATCGGGCAGACCTGCCAGCAGGAAGGACTGACCTTGCTGCTGGTGCCGCCGTTGCGCGGCTCCATGCTGAAGGCAATCCCCTACGCGGCGGTGGACGGCTTCATCGTCAGCGGCCTGGAGTACGACCGCGGCGAGGTCACGGCGCTGCGCCAGCGGGGGATTCCGTTCGTCCTGGTCGACAGCGAGTGGCATGAAGGAGTGCCCAGCGTCGAACTCGACGAGACCGAGGGGATGCGGGAGCTCGTCGACTACCTGTTGCGGCAGGGTCACCGTCGGATCGCCTTCATCGCGATCGAGACCGACACTGCCGGCGGCTATCAGAACTGGCGAGGGCCGGTTCAGCGCCGCATGCAGGGCGCCACTGAGAGCCTGGCCCAGTACGGCCTGAGTCCGGAGAGCGACTCGATCACCATCGTCGAGACCCCGTGCACACGCCTGGGCGGCGTGACCGCCTTCCGGACGCTGTGGGCACAGGACGAGCGGCCGACCGCGATGGTGGCCTTCAGCGACATCATCGCCTTCGGCATCCTGGACGCCGCCCGCGAGGCCGGAGTGGACGTGCCGAGTCAGTTGTCGGTGTCCGGCTTCGATGACTTGTCCGAAGCCAGCTGGACGATGCCGAGCCTCACCACGATTCGCCAGCCGATCGCCACCAAGGGACGACTGGCTGCCGAGTACCTGGTGGAGGCCATCACGGCCAGCAGCCCACCCGACACCACTCATCAGCAGCGGCTGTCCACCGCACTGCTCTTGCGCGGCTCGACCGGCGCCGCTCCCGCGCTCGGGCCCACCTGA
- a CDS encoding carbohydrate ABC transporter permease, with product MAQAQLVIRSGETPPSGSPRSPRRRRYDREQVITAAVFLAPALVVLAVFVFYPILAAGQISLTSWNGFDPVQPFVGLGNYQRLAQDPEFWNSLAVTVGYALGVCVLSVVSGLAIALLLDAPLRGLGIYRSIYFLPVVTSSVAAAIVWRYLLDPSGLVNSVLAQFGIAGPDWLQDRYLALGALTLLTVWKNIGFNAVLYLTALQALPHSIYEAAGLDGASGWQKLRHLTIPLLSPMTFFVVVQALITSFQAFDLVYVFTEGGPRGGTDVLGMFMYRTAFRLGDFGYGTAIAFVTLALVLGVTLVQWRVTGSDGTER from the coding sequence GTGGCGCAGGCTCAACTGGTGATCCGCTCGGGGGAGACTCCCCCGAGCGGATCACCGCGCTCCCCACGACGGCGGCGCTACGACCGGGAACAGGTGATCACCGCCGCCGTCTTCCTGGCCCCGGCACTGGTCGTCCTGGCCGTGTTCGTCTTCTACCCGATCCTGGCCGCAGGGCAGATCAGCCTGACCTCCTGGAACGGCTTCGACCCGGTGCAGCCCTTCGTCGGTCTCGGCAACTACCAGCGCCTTGCCCAGGATCCGGAGTTCTGGAACAGCCTGGCGGTCACCGTCGGCTATGCGCTCGGGGTCTGTGTGCTGAGTGTGGTCAGTGGGCTGGCGATCGCCCTGCTCCTGGACGCCCCACTGCGCGGTCTGGGCATCTACCGCAGCATCTACTTCCTGCCTGTGGTCACCTCGTCGGTGGCGGCTGCGATCGTGTGGCGCTACCTGCTCGACCCGTCCGGCCTGGTCAACTCGGTGTTGGCCCAGTTCGGAATCGCCGGCCCGGACTGGCTGCAGGACCGCTACTTGGCGCTGGGGGCGCTGACTCTGCTGACCGTCTGGAAGAACATCGGGTTCAACGCCGTCCTCTACTTGACGGCGCTGCAAGCACTGCCGCATTCGATCTACGAGGCGGCCGGGCTGGACGGGGCCAGCGGCTGGCAGAAGCTGCGCCACCTGACGATTCCGCTGCTGTCGCCGATGACCTTCTTCGTCGTGGTTCAGGCCCTGATCACCAGCTTCCAGGCTTTCGACCTGGTCTATGTGTTCACCGAGGGCGGGCCCCGCGGTGGCACCGACGTGCTCGGCATGTTCATGTATCGCACCGCGTTCCGGCTCGGCGACTTCGGCTATGGCACGGCGATCGCCTTCGTCACCTTGGCCCTGGTACTCGGCGTGACCCTTGTGCAATGGCGGGTCACCGGCAGTGATGGGACCGAGCGATGA